The Apostichopus japonicus isolate 1M-3 chromosome 20, ASM3797524v1, whole genome shotgun sequence genome contains a region encoding:
- the LOC139961772 gene encoding protein SPMIP1-like, which translates to MPRELFDVQRQNFWTESIHKEAYTRLAWHEKYSKEFARDSVKNAQTKRLQDKFPPIVHNIPAVLSLKAQKKNHRKENLADIEKKKSDELAALAGRDPNALLVEMRPVTPHTRTQLYKGFSKEGTGRYAYLQFRKLKKPEDKYDFPITSSWDYGWRLDDVVKEFHAPKFGRSRIVKDSFYRTNGIL; encoded by the coding sequence atGCCACGGGAGCTTTTCGATGTTCAAAGACAAAACTTTTGGACTGAGTCCATACACAAGGAAGCCTACACTCGTTTAGCATGGCACGAGAAGTATAGCAAAGAATTCGCTCGAGATTCTGTGAAAAATGCTCAAACAAAAAGACTGCAAGACAAATTTCCACCAATTGTACATAACATTCCAGCAGTGTTATCGTTGAAGGCCCAAAAGAAAAATCACAGAAAAGAGAATTTGGCAGAcatagagaagaaaaaatcgGATGAATTGGCTGCTCTTGCCGGAAGGGATCCTAATGCATTGCTAGTGGAAATGAGGCCCGTTACGCCTCATACAAGGACCCAGCTCTACAAAGGTTTCAGCAAAGAAGGAACCGGACGCTATGCCTACCTGCAATTCAGAAAGTTGAAGAAGCCAGAAGACAAGTATGACTTCCCAATTACAAGTTCATGGGACTATGGTTGGCGCCTTGATGATGTAGTAAAGGAGTTTCATGCACCTAAATTTGGTCGGTCCAGGATTGTTAAGGATTCTTTCTACCGTACGAATGGTATATTGTAA